CTCGTCATTCCTTCAAGGAAGAACGCTTCGGCCTGCGCTCGTCCGCCATGCCGATAGGCGATAGCGACGAGCTCCTCGGCTTTTGGGGCCACCACTGTGGCGAACAGATCAGATACTTGCGATTTCAGCGACTGCCGAAGCCAGACGTAGAAGAAGTCCGACAGATCTGCGTAGTTGATGTTGTCAAAGTACGGCGGGTCCGTAGAAATTACCTTGTCCGCAGACATACGCTGGTTTTGCGCATCCATCTGCTGGACCACACCCATCGGGCGCGCCGGAATCGTAGATGTGAGCACTCTGCACAAATACTGGAACTGTCCCGTGAAGTTCCCGGTGGACTTGCTAAAGAGATTCGTCTCCACGAAATCCCATGTCATCGCGAACGCCTGTCGGCCAAACACCTGCTGAACGTTCTCTCCCTTGCTGTCCCAGAAGTTCAGCGTCGCGCTACGATTGGTTTGCCTGCTGACACCCAGCGCGAGGTACACAGCGATTGAATCAGCATATGTGCTCGACTTGATGCCACCCGAATCGCCCGCACTTGGGTTCGAGGAGATGGCATCTTTCATAACGCGCTCACGAGCCAACTCAACAAGGTCAGATAACGTAGTCAGGGCAACAATCTGCCGGGATGTGAAGAGATCTCCGTGGGTCTTCAAGCCGTATGCGGAGCAGACACCTCCGGTGATCATTGCTCTTGTCGGGGTCGAATTCGAAAGGAACGAAAGTCGAGCCTCGTCTACGACGGGGTTGGCGGCAGCCGAGCGTGCGACATCTTCGTCGATTGACGTCCCCGGCAGATACACTCGACCTCGATCGCCCTCAGCGACGATTGCCATCAGCTTGGTTCCTAGTGATGTGATTCACGCTGTTGGGGCATTATCCAGCGCGCGCCTGGCTCTGCCAACCTTTTCGATGATCTCTTCTGCTGTCTTGGACCAGACGAAGGGAGTGGGATCATCGTTGTGTCCGTCCACGTAACTCATCAC
This region of bacterium genomic DNA includes:
- a CDS encoding DUF1156 domain-containing protein, translating into MAIVAEGDRGRVYLPGTSIDEDVARSAAANPVVDEARLSFLSNSTPTRAMITGGVCSAYGLKTHGDLFTSRQIVALTTLSDLVELARERVMKDAISSNPSAGDSGGIKSSTYADSIAVYLALGVSRQTNRSATLNFWDSKGENVQQVFGRQAFAMTWDFVETNLFSKSTGNFTGQFQYLCRVLTSTIPARPMGVVQQMDAQNQRMSADKVISTDPPYFDNINYADLSDFFYVWLRQSLKSQVSDLFATVVAPKAEELVAIAYRHGGRAQAEAFFLEGMTRAMRQLADQAHPAFPVAIYYAFKQAETKGGGTASTGWETFLDAVIQSGFGISGTWPVRTEYTGNLTRIIHEEVVVLN